The following are from one region of the Pygocentrus nattereri isolate fPygNat1 chromosome 20, fPygNat1.pri, whole genome shotgun sequence genome:
- the LOC108434251 gene encoding class I histocompatibility antigen, F10 alpha chain-like isoform X2 produces MDYKHDVQKWLLLLLLSAEAAFHSLQYIITATTPGIDFPEYIVVGLVDEEQFVYYDSNIKKMIPKTEWMQKNVREDYWTSETQKQDRVQEIFKANLAILMKRFDQTDGVHTLLRRSGCNLDKNGSVTGYFQFNYDGEEFLILDLKTLTWTAAHQKALGTKLKWEAAGDPHFRKHYLDNDCVDYLRKYVEYGNSTLGRKVSPEASLFQKDSSSPVVCHATGFFPKAVMISWQKDGEDLHKDVELRETLPNQDGTFQKRSVLTVSPEELNRHNYTCIIQHSSLEEEVVLLVSDLSGASDGASSSSSS; encoded by the exons ATGGATTATAAACACGATGTGCAGAAGTGGCTCCTTCTACTGCTGCTCAGCGCAGAAGCGG CGTTCCACTCCCTCCAATACATCATCACTGCAACCACTCCAGGAATAGATTTCCCAGAGTACATTGTGGTGGGTCTGGTGGATGAAGAGCAGTTTGTATACTATGACAGCAACATCAAGAAGATGATTCCAAAGACAGAGTGGATGCAGAAGAATGTGCGTGAAGATTACTGGACCAGTGAGACACAGAAGCAGGATCGAGTTCAAGAGATCTTCAAGGCTAATCTGGCTATCTTAATGAAGAGGTTTGATCAGACAGATG GGGTTCATACTTTACTGAGGAGGTCTGGCTGTAACCTAGATAAAAATGGCTCTGTCACAGGATATTTCCAGTTTAATTATGATGGAGAAGAATTCCTCATTCTGGATCTGAAAACTTTAACCTGGACTGCAGCTCATCAAAAAGCTCTTGGTACCAAACTCAAGTGGGAGGCTGCTGGAGATCCACATTTCAGGAAGCACTATCTGGACAATGACTGTGTCGACTATTTAAGGAAGTATGTGGAATATGGCAACTCCACTCTGGGCAGGAAAG TCTCTCCTGAGGCGTCTCTGTTCCAGAAGGACTCTTCTTCTCCAGTGGTGTGTCATGCCACAGGTTTCTTTCCCAAAGCAGTGATGATCTCCTGGCAGAAGGATGGAGAGGATCTGCATAAGGACGTGGAGCTCAGAGAGACGCTGCCCAACCAGGATGGAACCTTCCAGAAGAGGAGCGTTCTGACCGTCTCACCTGAGGAGCTGAACAGACACAACTACACCTGCATCATTCAGCACAGCAGcctggaggaggaggtggtgcTGTTGGTGTCTGACCTGTCAGGAG CTTCTGACGGAGCCTCATCATCCAGCAGCTCTTAA
- the LOC108434251 gene encoding class I histocompatibility antigen, F10 alpha chain-like isoform X1, whose product MDYKHDVQKWLLLLLLSAEAAFHSLQYIITATTPGIDFPEYIVVGLVDEEQFVYYDSNIKKMIPKTEWMQKNVREDYWTSETQKQDRVQEIFKANLAILMKRFDQTDGVHTLLRRSGCNLDKNGSVTGYFQFNYDGEEFLILDLKTLTWTAAHQKALGTKLKWEAAGDPHFRKHYLDNDCVDYLRKYVEYGNSTLGRKVSPEASLFQKDSSSPVVCHATGFFPKAVMISWQKDGEDLHKDVELRETLPNQDGTFQKRSVLTVSPEELNRHNYTCIIQHSSLEEEVVLLVSDLSGDGGLSAFVHTWLFCSSCSLFSLEFSFG is encoded by the exons ATGGATTATAAACACGATGTGCAGAAGTGGCTCCTTCTACTGCTGCTCAGCGCAGAAGCGG CGTTCCACTCCCTCCAATACATCATCACTGCAACCACTCCAGGAATAGATTTCCCAGAGTACATTGTGGTGGGTCTGGTGGATGAAGAGCAGTTTGTATACTATGACAGCAACATCAAGAAGATGATTCCAAAGACAGAGTGGATGCAGAAGAATGTGCGTGAAGATTACTGGACCAGTGAGACACAGAAGCAGGATCGAGTTCAAGAGATCTTCAAGGCTAATCTGGCTATCTTAATGAAGAGGTTTGATCAGACAGATG GGGTTCATACTTTACTGAGGAGGTCTGGCTGTAACCTAGATAAAAATGGCTCTGTCACAGGATATTTCCAGTTTAATTATGATGGAGAAGAATTCCTCATTCTGGATCTGAAAACTTTAACCTGGACTGCAGCTCATCAAAAAGCTCTTGGTACCAAACTCAAGTGGGAGGCTGCTGGAGATCCACATTTCAGGAAGCACTATCTGGACAATGACTGTGTCGACTATTTAAGGAAGTATGTGGAATATGGCAACTCCACTCTGGGCAGGAAAG TCTCTCCTGAGGCGTCTCTGTTCCAGAAGGACTCTTCTTCTCCAGTGGTGTGTCATGCCACAGGTTTCTTTCCCAAAGCAGTGATGATCTCCTGGCAGAAGGATGGAGAGGATCTGCATAAGGACGTGGAGCTCAGAGAGACGCTGCCCAACCAGGATGGAACCTTCCAGAAGAGGAGCGTTCTGACCGTCTCACCTGAGGAGCTGAACAGACACAACTACACCTGCATCATTCAGCACAGCAGcctggaggaggaggtggtgcTGTTGGTGTCTGACCTGTCAGGAG ATGGAGGGTTATCAGCATTTGTGCACACGTGGCTGTTCTGCTCCTCGTGCTCATTGTTTTCGCTGGAGTTCTCATTTGGATAA